The following are encoded in a window of Microcaecilia unicolor chromosome 14, aMicUni1.1, whole genome shotgun sequence genomic DNA:
- the LOC115457442 gene encoding taste receptor type 2 member 40-like, with protein MGLTGNGFIIAVNFYDWVRSRDINTSNFIISWLGVSNFILQGTLLVSACFYLLQRDMYYIEPLRKTLIIFRYSLLSSSLWFSTWLCLYYCLKILSCSQPFFVLLRVRFPKLVAPMLLGSTLVSLVISLPMAWDFYQISSTNATDAAGNSPAHWIYNSSCSCTFYIYVVVSSLAFVILSSSAVVLIVSLFRHMKRMEQNMSSLRNLRLEAHQAAAKTVLFLLLFSFSHYLSQMLLILYVIKPNTDSYTLFYLVVTFFPTLNSIILVQGSASLKKALNRFLLRTKCYCCCRE; from the coding sequence ATGGGGCTGACAGGAAATGGGTTTATCATCGCAGTGAACTTTTATGACTGGGTTAGGAGCCGAGACATTAACACTAGCAACTTCATCATCTCTTGGCTGGGGGTATCCAATTTTATTCTGCAGGGCACACTGCTTGTGAGTGCCTGTTTCTATCTTCTGCAGAGAGACATGTACTACATAGAACCTCTCAGGAAAACATTAATCATCTTCAGGTATTCTCTGCTCTCCTCCAGCCTCTGGTTCTCCACCTGGCTCTGCCTCTACTACTGTCTGAAGATCCTCAGTTGCAGCCAGCCTTTCTTTGTCCTTCTGAGGGTGAGATTCCCTAAGCTGGTGGCTCCGATGCTCCTGGGCTCCACACTGGTGTCTTTGGTCATCAGCCTCCCAATGGCCTGGGATTTCTACCAGATATCCTCAACCAATGCAACAGATGCAGCGGGCAACAGCCCGGCACACTGGATCTATAACAGCAGCTGTTCCTGCACATTTTACATATATGTTGTGGTCTCCTCCTTAGCCTTTGTGATCCTGTCCTCATCAGCTGTGGTCCTCATTGTCTCTCTTTTCAGACACATGAAACGGATGGAGCAGAACATGAGCAGCTTGAGAAACCTCCGTCTGGAGGCTCACCAAGCAGCAGCCAAGACagtgcttttccttctcctgtttTCCTTCTCCCATTATCTGTCTCAAATGCTCTTGATACTATATGTAATCAAACCAAACACTGACAGCTATACACTGTTTTACCTTGTGGTCACCTTCTTTCCGACCCTGAACTCTATAATCTTGGTACAGGGAAGTGCCAGCCTGAAGAAAGCTCTGAACAGATTTCTCCTCAGGACAAAGTGCTATTGCTGTTGCAGAGAATGA
- the GSTK1 gene encoding glutathione S-transferase kappa 1: MAGGGRKLVELFYDVVSPYSWLGFEVLCRYRSVWNIDVKLRPGFLGGIIKESGNQAPAMVPLKGAYMQLDLPRLANYYQVPLKQPSDFFDAVIKKGSLSAMRFVTALDMVQPEFVEPVSRELWKRIWSRDEDITQTESLLSAAEKAGLPSEKAEKVLEMISLPEVKKRLKDTTEEALNYGAFGMPAIVAHVKGTPHFYFGSDRFELLAHLLGEKWLGPVPSAKTKSHM; the protein is encoded by the exons atggccggaGGAGGCAGGAAGCTGGTGGAGTTGTTCTACGATGTGGTCTCCCCTTACTCTTGGCTGGGCTTCGAG GTGCTGTGCAGATACCGCAGTGTTTGGAACATCGATGTCAAGTTACGACCTGGGTTTCTTGGTGGCATCATAAAGGAGTCTG GAAACCAGGCACCTGCTATGGTTCCCCTGAAGGGCGCCTACATGCAACTTGATCTCCCAAGGTTGGCCAACTACTACCAGGTACCACTAAAGCAGCCAAGTGATTTCTTTGACGCCGTTATCAAGAAGG GCAGTCTGTCCGCCATGCGCTTTGTCACGGCCTTGGATATGGTGCAGCCAGAATTCGTAGAGCCTGTTTCTCGGGAGCTCTGGAAGCGAATCTGGTCTCGG GATGAAGACATCACCCAGACAGAAAGCCTTTTAAGT GCTGCAGAGAAAGCTGGGCTTCCCTCAGAAAAGGCAGAAAAGGTGCTGGAAATGATTTCATTACCAGAGGTGAAAAAGCGAttgaaagacacaacagaagaaGCACTGAACTATGGG GCTTTTGGGATGCCTGCCATCGTGGCCCACGTGAAGGGGACACCGCATTTCTACTTTGGATCAGACCGCTTTGAACTTCTGGCCCATCTTCTAG gagagaaGTGGCTGGGACCTGTCCCGTCAGCGAAAACAAAGTCTCATATGTAA